Proteins co-encoded in one Capsicum annuum cultivar UCD-10X-F1 chromosome 9, UCD10Xv1.1, whole genome shotgun sequence genomic window:
- the LOC107842844 gene encoding PRA1 family protein A1, giving the protein MDWGTVTTEDLVEALREVDWSSPPRPLSEFFSRFTFPRSYSKWNSRLKCNLYYYRTNYFIMIVAILALGFLRRPLAIVAALLTTLSVAFLNDSFAGTFSEKVTRTVRQFSPHLAAKMRPPLTPVIRGRPSAKRAIFICGRPRWVFVLVFSLASFFLWFVSCGLLTVLWALATGLLSTLLHASFRTPNLKARLNTFREEFRAVWRNYSEL; this is encoded by the exons ATGGATTGGGGCACGGTAACCACAGAAGATCTGGTCGAGGCTTTACGTGAAGTCGACTGGTCATCTCCGCCTCGTCCGTTATCGGAATTCTTCTCTCGATTCACTTTTCCCCGATCTTACTCCAAATGGAACAGTCGACTCAAGTGCAATCTTTACTA CTACCGGACAAATTACTTCATTATGATTGTGGCTATTCTTG CGCTGGGGTTTCTTAGGAGGCCACTTGCTATTGTTGCTGCTCTATTGACAACTCTTAGTGTTGCTTTTCTAAATGACAG TTTCGcaggcacttttagtgaaaaggTGACCAGAACTGTCAGACAGTTTTCTCCTCATTTAGCTGCAAAAATGAGGCCTCCACTCAC GCCAGTTATTCGAGGGCGTCCATCTGCTAAACGAGCAATTTTCATTTGTGGAAGGCCTCGTTGGGTGTTCGTCTTGGTATTCTCTCTAG CGAGTTTCTTCCTTTGGTTTGTTTCCTGTGGTCTCCTAACTGTTTTATGGGCATTGGCTACAGGGCTTCTTT CCACTCTTCTTCATGCAAGCTTTAGGACACCTAATCTGAAGGCTCGCCTTAACACATTCCGTGAGGAATTTCGAGCTGTCTGGCGCAACTATAGCGAGCTGTAG
- the LOC124887058 gene encoding uncharacterized protein LOC124887058: MVDRLTEIHNMSQDQQMLDNECGWMDMDVPDKETASQQVSSIEVDSTIQLTHSSHARDDGTGFYKEHLTSNNPHAIAKVLGAYFHDRYSESKGPSTKDLRNSIRIELGYKVSYWKVWMDSEIEKSLVRGTHEHGYGVIDAYSHILRTSNSVSKTAVVVDENGRFKCFLVAYGAWILGFAQMRKVIAVDGTFLKSRYCGVLLSAFAQDIENHIFSVAFCVVDSKCDASYKYFFEQMSSFVLDTPKLCIISDRHPSIGKIVSVVFPSAHYGCCMRHLGENIRKDFHNGSVVHHFLRQQKHTMYNIMTINITESINVVLLGEREFPITALFDAINKRFTEIFHERRMIFLDIGTKFVPSMETIIAENTELGNKLLVHQIANYRYIVTGHEVVATADLQSKSCSYRVFVIDKIPCPYAMAALRCQYGEDYGRRIYEYSSLYYTVDAYIMAYVEEIKPISSEDSWQVSIEILERKISPLFIEPGKVGRRSYKRRK; the protein is encoded by the exons ATGGTTGACAGATTGACGGAGATTCATAATATGTCTCAAGACCAACAAATGTTAGATAATGAATGTGGTTGGATGGATATGGATGTTCCAGATAAAGAGACTGCAAGCCAACAGGTTTCTTCAATCGAAGTTGATAGTACTATACAATTAACTCACTCTAGTCATGCTCGAGATGATGGAACGGGATTTTATAAAG AACATCTTACAAGTAATAATCCACATGCCATAGCAAAAGTTCTTGGAGCATACTTCCATGATAGGTATTCTGAGAGTAAAGGTCCATCTACAAAAGATCTAAGGAACTCCATCCGTATTGAATTGGGCTATAAGGTAAGTTATTGGAAGGTTTGGATGGATAGTGAGATTGAAAAGTCTTTGGTTAGAGGGACACATGAGCATGGATATGGAGTGATTGATGCATACAGTCATATTCTTAGGacatcaaattcagtaagtaagACGGCAGTGGTGGTTGATGAAAATGGTAGGTTCAAGTGTTTTTTGGTGGCATATGGAGCTTGGATTCTTGGTTTTGCACAAATGAGAAAAGTCATAGCTGTTGATGGGACATTTTTAAAGAGTAGGTATTGTGGTGTGTTGTTGTCTGCTTTTGCACAAGATATAGAGAATCATATTTTTTCAGTGGCATTTTGCGTAGTAGACTCTAAATGTGATGCTTcctacaaatatttttttgaacagATGAGCAGCTTTGTACTTGATACCCCTAAATTGTGCATAATTTCTGACAGACATCCAAGCATTGGAAAGATAGTCTCAGTTGTGTTCCCTTCAGCACATTATGGTTGTTGCATGAGGCACCTTGGAGAGAATATTCGAAAAGATTTTCATAATGGAAGTGTTGTCCACCACTTTTTAAGGCAGCAAAAGCATACAAT gtacaatattatgacgaTCAATATTACTGAGTCGATTAATGTAGTGCTTCTGggtgaaagagaatttcccatcactGCTTTATTTGATGCGATAAACAAGCGATTTACTGAGATATTTCATGAGAGGCGTATGATATTCCTTGATATAGGAACCAAATTTGTTCCTTCGATGGAGACAATCATTGCAGAAAATACTGAGTTGGGAAATAAGCTATTAGTCCATCAAATTGCCAACTATAGGTATATTGTCACCGGTCATGAAGTTGTTGCAACAGCTGATTTGCAAAGCAAATCTTGCAGTTACAGAGTCTTTGTTATTGATAAAATTCCTTGCCCATATGCTATGGCAGCGCTCCGATGTCAATATGGTGAAGACTATGGGAGGCGAATTTATGAGTACTCCTCTTTGTATTATACGGTAGATGCATACATTATGGCATATGTGGAGGAAATTAAACCTATTTCATCTGAAGATTCTTGGCAAGTTTCAATTgagattttagagagaaaaatatCTCCTCTATTTATTGAGCCAGGCAAGGTTGGAAGAAGGTCATATAAAAGGCGAAAATGA